A part of Spartobacteria bacterium genomic DNA contains:
- a CDS encoding LacI family transcriptional regulator: protein MSKVTIKDIAKVAGITPTAVSKALNDKPDISQELKVKVRDIAKEMGYSRNVFARNLVTRKSNTLGIFFLTRYRTNEEDNSGFKFVAGIMQEAQQHHYDMLMFSLDSDMLNERSFSQLCRERNVEGALFIGMPDQDHFSCEIKEMDVPVVLLDSLVSGPCISCVTSDNEKAVTLAMDYLYGLGHRAIGMVKGHELAQVSRRRLCTFELYMREHGLHVSDDWMYQGDFTLRSGYEAGCQIAAQTMRPTALFVACDKMAIGLIRALHDKGLRVPQDISIIGFDNFEVGAYTCPRLSTVGQDLVAMGRTGAQHLIHVLKGDCATQNIVCMPQLIPRESCARVPDG from the coding sequence ATGAGTAAAGTTACGATTAAGGATATTGCAAAGGTTGCAGGAATCACTCCGACCGCCGTTTCAAAAGCACTGAATGATAAGCCGGATATTAGTCAGGAACTCAAAGTAAAAGTACGGGATATCGCAAAAGAAATGGGTTATTCACGGAATGTGTTTGCACGGAATCTGGTTACGCGGAAAAGTAATACGCTGGGTATTTTCTTTCTTACACGGTATCGTACTAACGAAGAGGACAATAGCGGATTTAAGTTCGTGGCCGGAATCATGCAGGAAGCACAGCAGCATCATTATGATATGCTAATGTTTTCCCTCGATAGCGACATGCTCAATGAGCGTTCGTTTAGTCAGTTGTGTCGAGAACGCAATGTGGAAGGCGCATTATTCATCGGGATGCCCGACCAGGATCATTTTTCGTGCGAAATCAAAGAGATGGATGTGCCGGTGGTGTTGCTGGATTCGCTGGTGTCCGGCCCATGCATTAGCTGCGTGACATCGGATAATGAGAAAGCGGTGACCTTGGCCATGGATTATTTGTACGGACTCGGTCACCGGGCGATCGGCATGGTTAAAGGCCATGAATTAGCTCAGGTATCACGGCGACGCTTGTGCACGTTTGAGCTTTATATGCGGGAGCACGGACTGCACGTCAGCGATGACTGGATGTACCAGGGTGATTTCACCTTGCGTTCTGGATATGAAGCGGGGTGTCAGATTGCCGCGCAGACGATGCGTCCGACAGCATTGTTTGTTGCCTGCGATAAGATGGCCATCGGCTTGATTCGTGCGCTGCATGATAAAGGGCTTCGCGTGCCGCAGGACATTTCCATCATCGGATTCGATAACTTTGAAGTGGGTGCCTATACCTGCCCCAGACTGAGTACGGTCGGTCAGGATCTGGTGGCCATGGGTCGAACTGGAGCGCAGCATTTGATTCATGTGCTCAAAGGGGACTGTGCTACGCAGAACATCGTTTGTATGCCGCAGCTCATCCCTCGAGAATCCTGTGCCCGAGTTCCAGATGGCTAG